One window from the genome of Natrinema caseinilyticum encodes:
- a CDS encoding GNAT family N-acetyltransferase, with protein MSEADIREVTTDADRRDVFPIIVQLRDHLDEESYLDLLEEMSAEGYRLFALFVDDEPVAVAGVTISTNFYLGRHAYVYDLVTDAEERSKGHGARLLAFVHEWAAENDCEAVELESGLWRDDAHRFYTNRMGYEKYCHSFVYDLS; from the coding sequence ATGTCCGAGGCAGACATTCGCGAAGTGACCACCGACGCCGACCGACGCGACGTGTTTCCGATCATCGTCCAACTCCGAGACCACCTCGATGAGGAGTCCTATCTCGACTTGCTCGAGGAAATGAGCGCGGAGGGGTATCGACTGTTCGCGCTCTTCGTCGACGACGAACCGGTCGCCGTCGCCGGCGTGACGATTTCCACGAACTTCTATCTCGGTCGGCACGCGTACGTCTACGACCTCGTGACGGACGCCGAAGAACGCTCGAAGGGCCACGGGGCACGCCTCCTCGCGTTCGTCCACGAGTGGGCCGCCGAGAACGACTGCGAAGCGGTCGAACTCGAGTCCGGACTGTGGCGCGACGACGCCCACCGGTTTTACACGAATCGGATGGGGTACGAAAAATACTGTCACTCGTTCGTGTACGACCTCTCCTGA